A region of the Fusobacteria bacterium ZRK30 genome:
ACCCCTTATCCTTCAACGGCCTACGGAACGCTCTCCTACCAGTCTACACATAGTGTATACTCCACAACTTCGGTTTATATCTTAGCCCCGTTACATTGTCGGCGCAGAGACTCTCGACCAGTGAGCTATTACGCACTCTTTAAATGTATGGCTGCTTCTAAGCCAACATCCTGGTTGTTTCAGAATCTCCACCTCCTTTCCCACTTAGATATAATTTGGGACCTTAGTTGGTGGTCTGGGCTGTTTCCCTTTTGACCATGGATCTTAGTACCCATAGTCTCACTCCTGATCTCTTGAAATATGGTATTCGGAGTTTGATTGATTTCGCTAAGCAATATGCCCGCTAGACCATTCAGTGCTCTACCCCCATATTTAAACAATCAAGGCTGCACCTAAATGCATTTCGGAGAGAACGAGCTATCTCCTGGTTCGATTGGCTTTTCACCCCTATACCTACCTCATCCCCCGGCTTTTCAACGACGGTGGGTTCAGACCTCCACTGTGTCTTACCACAGCTTCATCTTGGACAGGCATAGATCACCAGGTTTCGCGTCTACAACCAACGACTAATTCGCCCTATTCAGACTCGGTTTCCCTTCGGCTCCGTTATACTTAACCTCGCCATTGATCACTCGCAGGATCATTCTCCAAAAGGCACGCCATCACACGCCCGAAGGCTCTGCTCTGACCGCTTGTAAGCACACGGTTTCAGGTTCTATTTCACTCCCCTCCCGGGGTTCTTTTCACCTTTCCCTCACGGTACTATTCACTATCGGTTAGTAAGAGTATTTAGCCTTACGAGATATGGTCCTCGCTGATTCACACAGGGTTTCTCGTGTCCCGTGCTACTTGGGATTACAGTGACTTGCTAACATAAGTTCCCTATACAGGACTATCACCTTCTACGGTTGAACTTTCCAGTTCATTCTAGTACCTTTGTTAGTCAAGCGCATACCTTGCAGTTCTGCCGCTCTGTATCCCACTACCCCCAACAAGCAACGCCTGCATGCTATCACACTTGTTCGGTTTGGGCTCTTCCCCGTTCGCTCGCCGCTACTTAGGGAATCGTTTTTACTTTCTCTTCCTCGGATTACTTAGATGTTTCAGTTCATCCGGTTCCCGTTTCCACACTAGTTCTTCAAACTAGTAGGTTTACCCATTCGGAAATCTAAGACTATTACGCTCAATTGCAGCTTGTCTTAGCTTATCGCAGCTTATCACGTCCTTCATCGGCTCTTACTACCAAGGCATTCTCCGTGCGCCCTTAATTTCTTAACCTATTATTAAAATAGAATTTTAATATTTTTTGCTTAATTTGTTTTTAGAATTTTTGAAATCTAATTATCGTTCAGTTATTTCTAACTCTTCGTTAATTATTGTTACACTCTCGTGTAACTGAAGATCTAATAAAATTGTTAATTTATTATTTCATTACTATATAGTTTTCAATGTCCAACTGGTATTTTCTCTCAAAAAAGAGAACATTACCAAATAAATAGAGAAAGAGCAGTATAAATATTCTTTATGTAATACCATTTGCATGGTCTCATAAAGTGCTCCTTAGAAAGGAGGTGATCCATCCGCACCTTCCGGTACGGATACCTTGTTACGACTTCACCCCAATCGCTAATCACACCTTAGGAACATCCCTCCATAAATGGTTAGGCCTGCTACTTTAGGTGCAACCAACTCTCGTGGTGTGACGGGCGGTGTGTACAAGACCCGAGAACGTATTCACCGCGACATTGCTGATTCGCGATTACTAGCGATTCCAACTTCACGCAGTCGAGTTGCAGACTGCGATCCGAACTAAGATTGGCTTTCTGAGATTTGCTCCACGTCGCCGTATTGCTGCTCTCTGTACCAACCATTGTAGCACGTGTGTAGCCCAGCACATAAGGGGCATGATGACTTGACGTCATCCCCACCTTCCTCCTGCTCGTCGCAGGCAGTCTCGCATGAGTCCCCAACTTAATGATGGTAACATACGATAGGGGTTGCGCTCGTTGCGGGACTTAACCCAACATCTCACGACACGAGCTGACGACAGCCATGCACCACCTGTATCAACGTTCCACCGAAGCGGCACCAAGTCATCTCTGACGAGTTCGTTGTATGTCAAGTGCTGGTAAGGTTCCTCGCGTTGCGTCGAATTAAACCACATGCTCCACCGCTTGTGCGGGTCCCCGTCAATTCCTTTGAGTTTCACACTTGCGTGCGTACTCCCCAGGCGGTTCACTTATCGCGTTAGCTTCGGCACAGAGGTTCGACCCCCTACACCCAGTGAACATCGTTTACGGCGTGGACTACCAGGGTATCTAATCCTGTTCGCTCCCCACGCTTTCGAGCTTTAGCGTCAGTATCTGTCCAGTGAGCTGTCTTCACTATCGGCATTCCTACAAATATCTACGAATTTCACCTCTACACTTGTAGTTCCGCCCACCTCTCCAGTACTCTAGCCTGCCAGTTTCAAACGCAATACGGAGTTGAGCCCCGCATTTTCACATCTGACTTAACAAGCCGCCTAGACTCGCTTTACGCCCAATAATTCCGGATAACGCTTGCGACATACGTATTACCGCGGCTGCTGGCACGTATTTAGCCGTCGCTTCTTCTGGTGGTACCGTCACTTTCTTCTTCCCACCTGAAAGCACTTTACAATCCGAAGACCTTCATCGTGCACACAGAATTGCTGGATCAGACTTTTGGTCCATTGTCCAATATTCCCCACTGCTGCCTCCCGTAGGAGTAAGGGCCGTGTCTCAGTCCCCTTGTGGCCGTTCACCCTCTCAGGCCGGCTATCCATCGTCGGCTTGGTAGGCCATTACCCTACCAACTACCTAATGGAACGCAAAGTTCTCCTCCAGCGCATATAGCTTTCATAAGTTCTTGATGCCAAGATCTCATAATATCCGGTATTAGCTAACCTTTCGATTAGTTGTCCCAGTCTGAAGGGCAAATTCTTTACGCGTTACTCACCCGTCCGCCACCGTACTATCTTCCGAAGAAGAATTCCAGTCGACTTGCATGTGTTAAGCATTCTGTCAGCGTTCATCCTGAGCCAGGATCAAACTCTACATTCAAATTTATATCCTAACTTCATAAATGAAGTTTAGCTATCTATTAAAAGATAATTATTTTTATAGTGGTTCATTCCACTGTACACCTTAATCGATTGTTTGAAAACAAAGTTTCAAACGACAATTGAGTTTTTAATTTACACTTTCTTTCTCTATTTAATTGCTAATGTCCTTTTGTTGGCTTCAAAGATATTTCTCTGATGCACAAGAAGAAGTATACCGCGTTTACAGCTTTTCGTCAAGGATTTTTTTGTTTTTTTATTGTGTTTTTTCAAAACATTTCCCAAAACAGACATCCAAACGCAACTCTCCTCTTTTCACCCTTATTTTTATTGATTTACAACCAATGAAACAGATATGTTGTTTAGTGAAAAATATTTATTTTTCATTTGATCTTCTTCTTCACTTCGATAACTAAAACGTTATTTTATTCAATAAATTTTATTAACTTCCCACAAAGAAGTCAATAATAATAGATAAAAATTTTAGAAAAACCAAAAAAATTTAAAATAAAAACCTCCTACCTGTAATAGTCGCACAGTTAGGAGGTCTTTATTTATTATATTTTATTTTAAGGAAAGAAAGAAATGAAAAAATATTACTATTTTCATTTGCTTATACTTATCAGACGCAGCAAGTTTTAAAAAAGTTTAAATTTTTTTATTTTATATTGTAACCTTAGTTTCCTCCGCCTTTTGCTTCTTCAAAAGACCTCCTTCATAATTATCTAAACAGCTTTTCACCTCCTTAGACAACAAGACTATACCTACAAGGTTAATTACCGTCATCAATCCTATTCCAAAATCTGCCAAAGACCAGATAAATAAATTCTGCTGAATACCACCTTGAAATAACATCACCAACACCAAAATTTTAAACATATTTTGAAAGATATCTCTTTCAGATAAAAAGATTATATTATTTTTAGCATAAAACATGATCCCCAATACTGTACTAAAGGAAAATAAAAATAATATAAGTGCTATAAATATAACTCCCCAATCTCCTACATGGTATCTAAAAGATTCTTGTAAAAATTTCATTCCCGTTAGATCTGTTTTATCTATATCTGCTAATAACATTACAAAAGCCGTGGCACTGCATATTAATATGGTATCCACAAACACTCCCAGAGCTTGTAATAAACCCTGCTTCGCCGGATGATCCACATCTGCTGATGCTGCTGCACTAGGAGCACTCCCACTCCCTGCCTCATTAGAAAACAACCCTCTCTTTATTCCAATCATTATAACAGCTCCTAAACTCCCTCCCACTGCCTGTCTGATTCCCAAAGCCTGTGAAACTATCTCTGTTATAAGTCCTGGTATTAAATTAATATTCTTTATCACTATAAACAATACTACCAGTAAGTACAGCGCAGACATAAGGGGAACTA
Encoded here:
- a CDS encoding alanine:cation symporter family protein; the protein is MVVMENIISFVNGVLWGKNVLVWMLIGAGLFFSIKTKFVQLRLFKHMISLVKSNNEEKSEGITSFQAFCISTASRVGAGNLVGVVAAVSIGGAGSIFWMWVMAVIGAASAFAETVLAVIYREKTKDGKFVGGPAFFLHKGLGKKWLGVLFVISALICWAGVMQVVSNSVTESFKVAFGTDELMVAIVLIMLTGVVIFGKKDKISMLLSKLVPLMSALYLLVVLFIVIKNINLIPGLITEIVSQALGIRQAVGGSLGAVIMIGIKRGLFSNEAGSGSAPSAAASADVDHPAKQGLLQALGVFVDTILICSATAFVMLLADIDKTDLTGMKFLQESFRYHVGDWGVIFIALILFLFSFSTVLGIMFYAKNNIIFLSERDIFQNMFKILVLVMLFQGGIQQNLFIWSLADFGIGLMTVINLVGIVLLSKEVKSCLDNYEGGLLKKQKAEETKVTI